Genomic DNA from Rhodothermales bacterium:
TCGAGCGTGAACGAAGTTATGCCCTTTTTGCGGGATTCAACTCCTGATTCGCATAACCTGCCAACCTGTAACCTGCCAACCTGTAACCTTGTATCAATACCTCGATCTCCTCCGCCACGTAAAAGCGAACGGCGTCCGTAAGGAAGACCGGACCGGCACCGGCACGCTCAGCGTCTTCGGCTACCAGATGCGGTTCGACCTGCAGGCCGGCTTTCCGCTCCTCACCACCAAAAAGGTGTTCTTCAAAGGCCTCGCCTACGAAATGCTCTGGTTCCTCCAGGGCAGCACCAACATCCAGTACCTGACCGATAATGGCGTCAGCATCTGGAACGAATGGGCGGACGCCGAGGGCAACCTGGGCCCGGTCTACGGCAAGCAGTGGCGCGCCTGGCGCACGGCCGACGGGCGCGAGATCGATCAGATCGCCGGCGTCATCCACACGATTAAAACCAACCCGGACAGCCGGCGCATCCTCGTCAACGCCTGGAACGTGGGCGAAATCGACCAGATGGCGCTCCCGCCCTGCCACCTCTTCTACCAGTTCTACGTCGCGAACGGCCGGCTGTCGTGTTCGCTCTACATCCGCTCGAACGACCTCTTCCTCGGAGCCCCGTTTAACATCGCGGAGTACGCGCTCCTGACCCACATGATCGCCCAACAGTGCGACCTGGGCGTCGGCGAACTGGTTTATACCATAGGCGACGCACACATCTACACGAACCACCTCGATCAGGTGGACGAACAGCTCGCCCGCGAGCCGCTGCCGCTGCCGAAGCTGAACATCCTCCGAAAACCTGCGTCGATTTTCGACTACCGCTACGAGGATTTTGAGGTCGTCGATTACCGGCACCACCCTCCCATCAAGGCGCCGGTGGCGGTTTAAACCCATGCCCCGCCCCGAAATCGTCCTCATCGCCGCCGTCGCAGAGAACAACCGGGTGATCGGGAAAGGCCTCGAATTGCCCTGGCATATTTCGGAGGACCTGAAGCATTTCAAAAAACACACGCTCGGGATGCCGCTCGTGATGGGCCGGCGCACGTTTGAGTCGCTCGTCCATCAATTCGGCGGACCGCTCAAGAACCGCCGCAACATCGTCCTCTCCACCCGTGGCCCCGTCGAAGGCTTCCCGGAGATCGAAACCTATCCCTCCGCCGAGGCCCTCCTCGATGCGCTGAAGGACGAACCCGTGGTGTACATCGGCGGAGGCGGAGGGGTGTACGCGCATTTTTTGCCCCTGGCCGATCGGCTGGAGATCACGTTGGTCGAGGGTGACTACGACGGCGACGCGTTCTTCCCGCCGTTCGAGCACCTCATCGGGCGGGAGTTCGAGATCGAGGAGGAGCACCCGCGCAACGGCTACCGGTTTGTCACCTACCGGCGAATCAGGGGGTAGGGGGGACAAAACCCAGCGCCCGCGCCGGATTGTGGACGAGGAGATCCTGGATGAGCGCCTCCGATGCGCCGGCTTCCCGGAGCCACGGCACGAACCGCCACAGGATATACGTGAAGCCGGGGCCACCGCCGTACGCCGGCCAGTACGAGCGCCGCGCCAGGTCTCCCGAAAGCAGTAACTGCCTCCCGAAACCCTCCGCCGCCAGCGTTAAAATGGCGTCGATCCGGGCCCGGTCCGGGTAATATTTCTCCTTGCTGATCTGGT
This window encodes:
- a CDS encoding thymidylate synthase, whose product is MYQYLDLLRHVKANGVRKEDRTGTGTLSVFGYQMRFDLQAGFPLLTTKKVFFKGLAYEMLWFLQGSTNIQYLTDNGVSIWNEWADAEGNLGPVYGKQWRAWRTADGREIDQIAGVIHTIKTNPDSRRILVNAWNVGEIDQMALPPCHLFYQFYVANGRLSCSLYIRSNDLFLGAPFNIAEYALLTHMIAQQCDLGVGELVYTIGDAHIYTNHLDQVDEQLAREPLPLPKLNILRKPASIFDYRYEDFEVVDYRHHPPIKAPVAV
- a CDS encoding dihydrofolate reductase, which gives rise to MPRPEIVLIAAVAENNRVIGKGLELPWHISEDLKHFKKHTLGMPLVMGRRTFESLVHQFGGPLKNRRNIVLSTRGPVEGFPEIETYPSAEALLDALKDEPVVYIGGGGGVYAHFLPLADRLEITLVEGDYDGDAFFPPFEHLIGREFEIEEEHPRNGYRFVTYRRIRG